A portion of the Sandaracinaceae bacterium genome contains these proteins:
- a CDS encoding protein kinase, protein MLQRAAETIATRRQQTVVDVLHGRALQHYAGALQQYLTLRLRSEAAGLRALTRLRILVASARSEALLAPPGIRAQLYRLARGVADDLLREGVERDTLARMPYREGDPEQAQALNALRALPSEDSELLELHFARELQPTEMACVLERPLADIEARLADALRLARARVASASLRHASLETLLLHAFALQLECGDATATSELLSTPRVDPAALGAPPAQLVGRVIAGRYAIEARVGSGAFGDVYRARDTEVRGHVVALKILHQPSPSEDERERALRELRLIASVFHPSIVQFKDHGWHEGRLWFVMPWYEGETLEDRIEREPLTRHEARAIFEPLARALASMHARGIRHQDIKPENIFLAALPGDSAPLPVLLDLGVAAEDAEMVFAGTPTYFAPEVACQFASVDHKPPVGHAADVFALALALRNALEPSTQEDVPSNAVETFIEARARAVPALPRNPQLRFLEPAFTRWLAHDADERPSAAELAEQLAVLTLPEERRARRRRAAAIALPLSLMVLLAAGATYEHVRQGELARAMEIHRAQQAAEQLRGNLVDTQAHVEQLRGRVQEGAFSRQELQASLAAHSHRLIDSESRVAALTSTVTDLRVGTEALTASLEERRLRAATLERELLATQQQLTTLGQRLDERRQELLAQQGVLDETRRALRDSRGAEGAARASAETSAALVASERARADALAGSIARLHTEQVRLNADRQRAIDALQAAEDELRTLRREARARATARESSAATEEGVTPQAAPPPMPAEPAPGA, encoded by the coding sequence GCGGCTGCGCAGCGAGGCGGCGGGCCTGCGGGCGCTGACCCGTCTGCGCATCCTGGTGGCCTCCGCGCGAAGCGAGGCGCTCCTGGCGCCGCCGGGCATCCGAGCGCAGCTCTACCGGCTGGCCCGTGGGGTGGCCGACGACCTGCTGCGCGAGGGGGTGGAGCGCGACACGCTCGCACGCATGCCCTACCGCGAGGGGGACCCCGAGCAGGCTCAGGCGCTGAACGCGTTGCGCGCGCTGCCGTCCGAAGACAGCGAGCTGCTGGAGCTGCACTTCGCCCGCGAGCTGCAGCCGACGGAGATGGCGTGCGTGCTGGAGCGGCCGCTGGCCGACATCGAAGCGCGCCTAGCCGACGCCCTGCGCCTGGCTCGCGCCCGGGTGGCCAGCGCCAGCCTGCGTCACGCGTCGCTCGAGACGCTGCTGCTGCACGCCTTCGCGCTGCAGCTGGAGTGCGGAGACGCCACCGCGACGTCCGAGCTGCTGAGCACGCCGCGGGTGGATCCCGCAGCGCTCGGTGCTCCCCCGGCTCAGCTGGTGGGGCGGGTGATCGCCGGGCGCTACGCCATCGAAGCGCGCGTGGGCAGCGGCGCCTTCGGCGACGTGTACCGGGCGCGCGACACCGAGGTGCGCGGGCACGTGGTGGCGCTCAAGATCCTGCACCAGCCCTCGCCCTCCGAAGACGAGCGCGAGCGCGCGCTGCGTGAGCTGCGCCTGATCGCGTCGGTGTTCCACCCGTCCATCGTGCAGTTCAAGGACCACGGCTGGCACGAGGGGCGGCTGTGGTTCGTGATGCCATGGTACGAAGGCGAGACCCTCGAGGACCGCATCGAGCGCGAGCCGCTCACACGGCACGAGGCACGCGCCATCTTCGAACCGCTGGCGCGGGCGCTCGCGTCCATGCACGCGCGCGGCATTCGGCACCAGGACATCAAGCCCGAGAACATCTTCCTGGCCGCGCTGCCGGGCGACAGCGCGCCACTGCCCGTGTTGCTGGACCTGGGCGTGGCCGCCGAGGACGCCGAGATGGTGTTCGCGGGGACCCCCACGTACTTCGCTCCGGAGGTGGCCTGCCAGTTCGCGTCGGTGGACCACAAGCCCCCCGTGGGACACGCCGCCGACGTGTTCGCGCTGGCGCTCGCGCTGCGCAACGCGCTCGAGCCCAGCACCCAGGAGGACGTGCCGAGCAACGCGGTGGAGACGTTCATCGAGGCACGCGCGCGCGCCGTGCCCGCCCTGCCCCGCAACCCGCAGCTGCGCTTCCTCGAGCCGGCGTTCACGCGCTGGCTGGCCCACGACGCCGACGAGCGCCCGAGCGCCGCCGAGCTGGCCGAGCAGCTGGCCGTGCTGACGCTGCCAGAGGAGCGCCGCGCACGGCGTCGGCGAGCGGCGGCCATCGCCCTGCCCCTCTCGCTCATGGTCCTGCTGGCCGCGGGCGCCACCTACGAGCACGTACGCCAGGGCGAGCTGGCGCGGGCCATGGAGATCCACCGCGCGCAGCAGGCCGCCGAGCAGCTGCGCGGCAACCTGGTGGACACGCAGGCGCACGTGGAGCAGCTGCGCGGACGCGTGCAGGAAGGCGCGTTCTCGCGCCAGGAGCTGCAAGCCAGCCTGGCCGCGCACAGCCACCGGCTCATCGACAGCGAGTCGCGCGTGGCCGCGTTGACCAGCACGGTCACGGATCTGCGCGTGGGCACCGAAGCGCTGACCGCCTCACTCGAAGAGCGCCGGCTGCGAGCCGCCACGCTCGAGCGCGAGCTGCTAGCCACACAACAACAGCTGACCACGCTGGGCCAGCGCCTGGACGAGCGGCGACAGGAGCTCCTGGCGCAGCAGGGCGTGCTGGACGAGACGCGCCGAGCGCTCCGCGATAGCCGCGGCGCGGAGGGTGCCGCGCGAGCCAGCGCCGAGACGAGCGCAGCGCTGGTGGCCTCGGAGCGAGCACGCGCCGACGCGCTGGCAGGCAGCATCGCGCGCCTGCACACGGAGCAGGTGCGCCTGAACGCCGACCGTCAGCGCGCCATCGACGCGCTGCAGGCCGCCGAAGACGAGCTGCGCACGCTGCGGCGCGAGGCGCGAGCGCGCGCCACGGCCCGCGAGTCCAGCGCGGCCACGGAGGAGGGGGTGACGCCACAAGCTGCGCCGCCGCCCATGCCCGCTGAGCCCGCTCCGGGCGCCTGA